One stretch of Schlesneria sp. DSM 10557 DNA includes these proteins:
- a CDS encoding alpha-amylase/4-alpha-glucanotransferase domain-containing protein — translation MSGQVRLILTLHNHQPVGNFDGVFEAAFQDSYAPFLNVLQDFPDLPVVLHFSGSLLDWLAKNHPEYVARVREYVQRGQIEILGGPYYEPILSAIPRRDRIGQIQFYKQHLEELLGAEVRGMWVPERVWEQSFAGDIVEAGIEYSLLDDTHFRNAGLNEDELNGYFLTEESGRLLKVFAGSERLRYLIPYADPQDVIGHCRQVAERYPNAVLIFGDDGEKLGAWPGSNDHVYRDGWLRRFFTALRENKHWLHVTTLAETVDRVSPLGKVYLPDASYREMTEWALPTEKQTDYRNLVASNQQRHDWHAMRQFVRAGFWRNFLVKYPEANEMYARMIQISQKLDQAVIADSVGTGPQLLAEARRELYRGQCNCPYWHGAFGGLYLPHLRNAIYGSLISADSLLERAAGRRGRWVDGQVSDFNLDARKEICLSGDRLVAFLAPGKGGHLYELDVRQIRTNLLATLNRRPEPYHERIRQHAGQAVSDVGGGVDPNGGVRFKQPDLDRKLQYDPWPRKSLVDHFLQPGLSHDQFIDGHGEIGDFVEGVYLSRIRRSSEQVEATMVREGRLGPYQVKISKTVLLEAQQGGTLEIHYALENLPAGLPFHFGVEFNFAAMAAGAHDRYYYDGEGHNLGTLESVHSTSATSRMGLVDEWLGLDVSLDVSKPTGFWTQPIQTVSQSESGYELVHQSCSVMPHWEFIAPADGRWTVKIVLSLDTSAAQARELAERSMLRLAASAY, via the coding sequence ATGAGCGGCCAGGTACGACTGATCTTAACGCTGCACAATCATCAACCCGTCGGCAACTTTGACGGTGTGTTCGAAGCGGCGTTCCAAGACAGCTACGCTCCGTTTCTGAACGTCCTGCAGGACTTCCCCGACCTTCCCGTGGTGCTTCACTTTTCTGGCAGCCTGCTCGACTGGCTCGCCAAAAACCATCCCGAATATGTGGCTCGGGTGCGAGAGTACGTTCAGCGCGGCCAGATCGAAATTCTCGGTGGCCCTTACTACGAACCGATCCTCTCCGCGATTCCGCGACGCGATCGAATCGGTCAGATCCAGTTTTATAAGCAGCACCTGGAGGAATTGCTCGGTGCCGAAGTCCGGGGGATGTGGGTGCCGGAACGTGTCTGGGAACAGTCATTTGCTGGTGACATTGTGGAAGCGGGGATCGAGTACTCGCTGCTGGATGACACCCACTTCCGAAATGCAGGGCTCAATGAGGATGAACTGAACGGCTACTTCCTGACAGAAGAAAGCGGCCGGTTGCTGAAGGTGTTCGCGGGAAGTGAACGTCTGCGGTATCTCATTCCCTACGCTGACCCCCAGGACGTGATTGGCCATTGTCGGCAGGTCGCGGAACGATATCCGAATGCCGTCCTGATTTTCGGGGACGACGGCGAGAAACTGGGAGCGTGGCCCGGCTCAAACGATCACGTGTACCGGGACGGCTGGCTGCGTCGGTTCTTCACCGCACTGCGCGAGAACAAGCACTGGCTGCACGTCACGACCCTGGCAGAGACAGTCGACCGTGTTTCACCACTGGGGAAAGTCTACCTGCCCGACGCCAGCTATCGCGAGATGACAGAATGGGCGCTGCCGACCGAAAAGCAAACCGACTATCGTAACCTGGTCGCATCCAATCAGCAGCGTCATGACTGGCACGCGATGCGCCAATTCGTACGCGCCGGTTTCTGGAGAAACTTCCTGGTGAAGTATCCTGAAGCGAACGAGATGTATGCTCGAATGATCCAGATCAGTCAGAAGCTCGATCAGGCCGTCATCGCCGATTCGGTCGGAACGGGTCCGCAATTGCTGGCAGAAGCGCGTCGAGAACTCTATCGAGGTCAGTGCAACTGCCCTTACTGGCACGGAGCCTTCGGCGGACTGTATCTGCCCCATTTACGAAACGCGATCTACGGTAGTTTGATCTCGGCCGATTCACTGCTGGAGCGGGCCGCTGGGAGACGTGGTCGCTGGGTCGATGGTCAGGTCAGCGATTTCAACCTGGATGCCCGGAAAGAGATCTGTCTCTCGGGTGATCGACTGGTCGCCTTTCTCGCCCCCGGAAAAGGTGGGCACCTGTATGAACTGGACGTACGCCAGATTCGAACGAATCTTCTGGCAACATTGAATCGCCGGCCCGAGCCCTACCACGAGCGAATTCGTCAGCATGCCGGGCAGGCTGTCAGTGACGTCGGTGGCGGCGTTGATCCCAATGGAGGAGTCCGGTTCAAGCAACCTGACCTCGACCGTAAACTGCAATACGACCCGTGGCCTCGAAAAAGTCTCGTCGACCATTTCCTCCAGCCTGGGCTCAGTCATGACCAGTTCATTGATGGACACGGCGAGATCGGCGATTTTGTGGAAGGGGTCTACCTGTCGAGGATCCGGCGGTCGTCTGAACAAGTTGAAGCGACGATGGTGCGTGAAGGTCGGCTGGGACCCTACCAGGTGAAGATTTCAAAAACGGTTCTGCTTGAAGCCCAGCAGGGTGGAACCCTCGAGATTCATTACGCGTTGGAAAACCTCCCTGCGGGACTCCCCTTCCACTTCGGTGTCGAGTTCAACTTTGCCGCGATGGCGGCAGGAGCCCATGATCGGTACTACTATGACGGAGAGGGTCATAACCTGGGGACTCTCGAAAGCGTCCATTCGACATCCGCAACATCGCGGATGGGGCTCGTCGACGAATGGCTCGGATTGGACGTGTCGCTGGATGTCAGCAAGCCGACAGGTTTCTGGACCCAGCCGATTCAGACGGTCAGTCAGTCGGAGAGTGGCTATGAACTCGTTCACCAGAGCTGCTCGGTGATGCCGCACTGGGAATTCATCGCGCCGGCCGACGGACGATGGACAGTCAAGATTGTCCTGTCCCTGGATACCTCCGCAGCACAGGCAAGGGAACTGGCGGAACGCTCAATGTTGCGACTCGCGGCATCCGCATATTGA
- a CDS encoding sulfatase has product MTLTTRTQSQFTPPRRKRISLATFIPLLCFALLTGGANSDEEPRNRPNIVFLMTDDQPAGAVGCYGNKDVITPNLDSLARDGIRFQNHYVTSAICMASRSTVLTGLYEYRHGCNFERGNFERRFLATSYPAQLRAAGYYTGFAGKIGFDLEGEPFDHLEREFDEWAGGPGQTEYETIKNKGIAKYADRYPHCSRAYAAWAADFLKAAKRSGRPFCMSISFKAPHLPFRPDPLDLARYEGKTDFARPANYGVENGRHLSPQSQTSRAATNYREWITKYDETAKLYYALITGVDEAVGMIRRSLEAEGLSENTIIIFTSDNGYNCGAHGFGDKVLPYEEASKVPLIIYDPRTPREKRGEVRTALTANVDISPTIVELAGIPNLSEIDGKSLVPVIAEADHSVRASLPLFNFWGIKTAQSMAIVTPHWKYIYWYHAGPAQPAEELFQIAQDKLEMQNLIANPEYAEELAHLRREYDNELARLRNNANPTYGYPLYGSLFDRTVPFDQKSHLVAPR; this is encoded by the coding sequence ATGACCCTGACGACCCGTACCCAATCTCAATTCACTCCCCCTCGCCGCAAGAGAATTTCGCTCGCGACCTTCATCCCGCTGCTGTGCTTTGCGCTGCTGACAGGCGGCGCCAATAGCGACGAAGAGCCCCGAAACCGACCGAACATTGTCTTCCTGATGACGGATGATCAACCGGCCGGAGCCGTCGGGTGCTATGGAAATAAGGACGTCATAACACCGAACCTGGACTCGCTTGCGCGCGATGGAATTCGATTCCAGAATCACTACGTCACGTCCGCCATTTGTATGGCAAGTCGTAGCACAGTGCTGACAGGTTTGTACGAGTACCGCCACGGGTGCAACTTCGAACGAGGAAACTTCGAGCGGCGTTTCCTTGCGACCTCCTATCCGGCTCAACTACGAGCCGCTGGCTACTACACCGGCTTTGCGGGAAAGATTGGTTTCGATCTGGAAGGAGAGCCTTTCGATCATCTCGAGCGTGAATTCGACGAGTGGGCAGGGGGCCCCGGCCAGACGGAATACGAAACGATCAAGAATAAAGGAATCGCGAAATACGCGGACCGCTACCCGCATTGTTCCCGCGCGTATGCCGCGTGGGCAGCAGATTTTCTGAAAGCGGCCAAGCGGAGCGGTCGTCCCTTCTGCATGAGCATCAGTTTCAAAGCGCCGCACCTGCCATTCCGTCCTGATCCACTCGACCTCGCACGTTACGAAGGCAAGACAGATTTCGCACGGCCTGCAAACTACGGTGTGGAGAACGGGCGGCATCTGTCTCCGCAATCGCAGACCAGCCGCGCCGCGACGAACTACCGCGAGTGGATTACGAAGTACGATGAAACCGCGAAGCTCTACTACGCATTGATTACGGGCGTGGACGAGGCCGTTGGCATGATTCGACGATCGCTTGAGGCGGAAGGACTTTCTGAGAATACGATCATCATTTTCACTTCCGACAATGGCTACAACTGTGGGGCCCACGGATTCGGGGATAAGGTCCTGCCCTATGAAGAGGCATCCAAAGTCCCACTGATCATTTACGATCCCCGAACTCCGCGCGAGAAACGAGGCGAAGTCAGAACCGCTTTGACTGCAAACGTTGACATTTCGCCAACCATCGTGGAACTGGCTGGTATTCCCAATCTGTCGGAAATCGACGGAAAAAGTCTCGTCCCAGTGATTGCAGAGGCAGACCATTCAGTTCGTGCCTCGCTGCCACTCTTCAACTTCTGGGGGATCAAGACCGCTCAATCCATGGCGATCGTGACACCGCACTGGAAGTACATTTATTGGTACCACGCCGGTCCGGCCCAGCCTGCGGAGGAATTATTCCAGATTGCGCAGGACAAGCTGGAGATGCAAAACCTCATCGCAAACCCGGAGTACGCGGAGGAACTAGCACACCTGCGGCGGGAGTACGACAACGAACTCGCTCGACTCCGCAACAATGCCAACCCAACCTACGGATATCCGCTCTACGGCAGCCTTTTTGATCGAACAGTTCCGTTTGATCAAAAGTCACATCTGGTTGCTCCCCGATAG